From Ailuropoda melanoleuca isolate Jingjing chromosome 8, ASM200744v2, whole genome shotgun sequence, a single genomic window includes:
- the ANKRD49 gene encoding ankyrin repeat domain-containing protein 49: MEKGKVNDDRKPDPENSLDFSEHFNQLELLETHGHLIPTGTQSLWVGNSDEDEEQDEKTEEWYQLQEKKMEKDPSKLLLWAAEKNRLTTVRRLLSEKATHVNTRDEDEYTPLHRAAYSGHLDVVRELIAQGADVHAVTVDGWTPLHSACKWNNTRVASFLLQHDADINAQTKGLLTPLHLAAGNRDSKDTLELLLMNRYIKPGLKNNLEETAFDIARRTSIYHYLFEIVEGCTNSSPQPQRF, encoded by the exons atggaaaaagggaaagTAAATGATGATAGAAAACCAGACCCAGAAAATTCCTTGGACTTTTCTGAACACTTTAACCAACTTGAATTGTTGGAAACACATGGACACCTTATTCCCACTGGTACCCAAAGTCTCTGGGTAGGGAATTCTGACGAAGACGAGGAgcaagatgaaaaaactgaagagtGGTATcaattgcaagaaaaaaagatggagaaagatcCAAGCAAATTGCTTCTTTGGGCTGCGGAAAAAAAtcgg CTTACTACAGTGCGGAGACTACTGTCCGAAAAGGCCACTCATGTGAACACGAGAGATGAGGATGAATATACCCCTCTTCATCGAGCAGCCTACAGTGGACACTTAGATGTGGTGCGTGAGCTGATTGCCCAAGGGGCAGATGTCCACGCGGTGACTGTGGATGGCTGGACACCCTTGCACAGTGCTTGTAAGTGGAATAATACCAGAGTAGCTTCTTTCTTACTCCAGCATGACGCAGATATTAACGCCCAGACAAAAGGCCTCTTGACGCCCTTACATCTCGCTGCCGGGAACAGGGACAGCAAAGATACCCTGGAGCTTCTCCTGATGAACCGCTACATCAAACCAGGTCTGAAGAACAACTTGGAAGAGACTGCCTTTGATATTGCCAGGCGAACAAGTATCTATCACTACCTCTTTGAAATTGTGGAAGGCTGCACAAATTCTTCACCTCAGCCACAACGGttctaa